In Brevibacillus brevis, a genomic segment contains:
- a CDS encoding 50S ribosomal protein L7ae-like protein, translating into MSYEKVERAKELTIGIKQTIKAVETNQVEAVYIAVDADKRLTQKVELLCKEKGVPVIHVDSMRRLGKACGIEVGAATAAIKKSG; encoded by the coding sequence ATGTCTTATGAAAAAGTAGAGCGGGCCAAGGAGTTAACGATCGGTATCAAGCAGACGATCAAAGCCGTAGAAACCAACCAGGTCGAAGCGGTCTACATCGCGGTTGATGCTGACAAGCGTCTGACCCAAAAAGTCGAGCTCCTTTGCAAAGAGAAGGGTGTGCCAGTCATCCATGTAGATTCCATGCGCAGATTAGGCAAAGCGTGCGGGATCGAAGTGGGAGCGGCGACTGCCGCGATCAAGAAAAGTGGTTAA
- the rpsL gene encoding 30S ribosomal protein S12, translating into MPTINQLVRKGREDKVVKSKSPALQKGYNSFKKSQTNQSSPQKRGVCTRVGTMTPKKPNSALRKYARVRLTNGIEVTAYIGGIGHNLQEHSVVLVRGGRVKDLPGVRYHIVRGALDTAGVNNRKQGRSKYGTKRPKPGQAAAAAKKK; encoded by the coding sequence ATGCCTACAATTAACCAATTGGTACGTAAAGGTCGCGAGGATAAGGTTGTGAAGTCGAAGTCCCCAGCTCTTCAAAAAGGGTACAACAGCTTCAAGAAAAGCCAAACCAACCAAAGCTCTCCTCAAAAACGTGGTGTTTGCACCCGTGTAGGTACCATGACTCCGAAAAAACCAAACTCCGCGTTGCGTAAATACGCTCGTGTGCGTTTGACTAACGGTATCGAGGTAACAGCTTACATCGGTGGTATTGGCCACAACCTGCAAGAGCATAGCGTCGTGCTGGTGCGCGGCGGCCGTGTAAAAGACTTGCCAGGGGTACGCTACCATATCGTCCGTGGTGCTCTTGACACTGCTGGTGTGAACAACCGTAAACAAGGTCGTTCCAAGTACGGTACAAAACGTCCGAAGCCAGGTCAAGCAGCTGCAGCAGCGAAAAAGAAATAA
- the rpsG gene encoding 30S ribosomal protein S7, whose amino-acid sequence MPRKGPVTRRDVLPDPIYNSKLVTRLINRLMLDGKRGVAQNILYNAFNLIQDRTGRNPMEVFEEALKNVMPVLEVKARRVGGANYQVPIEVKPERRTTLGLRWLVNYSRTRGEKTMEQRLANEIMDAANNTGAAVKKREDTHKMAEANKAFAHYRW is encoded by the coding sequence ATGCCTCGTAAAGGTCCTGTAACCCGTCGTGACGTGTTGCCTGATCCTATTTACAACAGCAAGCTGGTTACTCGTTTGATTAACCGCCTGATGTTGGATGGTAAACGCGGTGTAGCGCAAAATATTCTCTACAACGCATTTAACCTCATCCAGGATCGCACAGGTCGCAATCCGATGGAAGTTTTCGAAGAAGCATTGAAAAACGTAATGCCAGTACTGGAAGTAAAAGCTCGCCGTGTAGGTGGTGCTAACTACCAAGTACCGATCGAAGTAAAACCGGAACGCCGTACCACTCTTGGCCTGCGTTGGTTGGTGAACTACTCCCGCACTCGCGGTGAGAAAACCATGGAACAACGCCTTGCGAACGAGATCATGGATGCAGCGAACAACACCGGTGCAGCTGTGAAAAAGCGTGAAGACACGCACAAGATGGCTGAAGCGAACAAAGCGTTTGCTCACTATCGCTGGTAG
- the fusA gene encoding elongation factor G, protein MAREFSLPNTRNIGIMAHIDAGKTTTTERILFYTGRVHKIGEVHEGAATMDWMEQEQERGITITSAATTAQWNGHRINIIDTPGHVDFTVEVERSLRVLDGAVTVFDAKGGVEPQTETVWRQADRYGVPRMCYINKMDILGANFDMCLEQIKTRLGANPVAVQYPIGAEDQFKGMVDLIEMKAIVYTDDLGKTSDATEIPADLKDKCEELRLALVEAAAEQDEELMMKYLEGEELTNDEIRAALRKGTIECKLTPVMCGSSYRNKGVQPMLDNVVRYLPSPVDIPAIKGTLPDSEEEVERPADDNGPFSALAFKIMTDPYVGRLTFIRVYSGVLNSGSYVLNSTKGKRERVGRILQMHANHREEIQTVYSGDIAAAVGLKDTTTGDTLCDEKSPVILESMEFPEPVIDVAIEPKSKADQDKMGIGLSKLAEEDPTFRARTDEETGQTIISGMGELHLEIIVDRLKREFKVESNVGAPQVAYRETFRNAAKVEGKFVRQSGGRGQYGHVWVEFAPLEPGQGFQFENKIVGGVVPREYIPAVQAGIEEAMKNGVIAGFPLVDIKATIVDGSYHDVDSSEMAFKVAGSLALKEAAKKCGAVLLEPIMKVEVTMPEEYMGDVMGDLNSRRGRIEGMEARGNAQVIRAMVPLSEMFGYSTVLRSRTQGRGVYSMVIDHYEEVPKFIAEEIIKKSKGE, encoded by the coding sequence ATGGCTCGCGAGTTCTCTTTGCCGAATACGCGTAATATCGGTATCATGGCTCACATCGATGCTGGTAAAACGACCACAACCGAGCGTATTCTGTTCTACACCGGTCGCGTTCACAAGATTGGTGAAGTGCACGAAGGTGCAGCAACCATGGACTGGATGGAACAAGAGCAAGAGCGCGGTATTACCATCACTTCGGCTGCTACTACCGCTCAATGGAATGGCCATCGAATCAACATCATCGACACGCCAGGCCACGTAGACTTCACAGTAGAAGTTGAGCGCTCCCTGCGCGTTCTGGACGGTGCTGTAACCGTTTTTGACGCAAAAGGTGGCGTTGAGCCGCAAACCGAAACCGTATGGCGCCAGGCTGACCGCTACGGCGTACCGCGCATGTGCTACATCAACAAAATGGATATCCTGGGCGCTAACTTCGATATGTGCTTGGAGCAGATCAAAACTCGCTTGGGCGCAAACCCGGTAGCGGTTCAATATCCAATCGGTGCAGAAGACCAGTTCAAAGGTATGGTTGACCTGATCGAAATGAAGGCAATCGTTTATACCGACGACCTGGGCAAAACTTCTGACGCTACTGAAATCCCGGCTGACCTGAAAGACAAGTGCGAAGAGCTGCGTCTGGCACTGGTTGAAGCAGCTGCGGAACAAGACGAAGAGCTCATGATGAAGTACCTGGAAGGCGAAGAGCTGACCAACGACGAAATCCGTGCAGCTCTGCGCAAAGGTACCATTGAGTGCAAACTGACTCCTGTAATGTGCGGATCTTCTTACCGTAACAAAGGTGTTCAGCCTATGCTGGACAACGTTGTTCGCTATCTGCCATCTCCGGTAGACATTCCTGCAATCAAAGGTACTTTGCCTGACAGTGAAGAAGAAGTTGAACGTCCTGCAGACGACAACGGTCCGTTCTCTGCTCTTGCATTCAAGATCATGACTGACCCGTATGTAGGCCGTCTGACCTTTATCCGCGTATACTCCGGCGTTCTGAACTCCGGTTCTTACGTGCTCAACTCTACAAAAGGCAAGCGTGAGCGTGTCGGTCGTATCCTGCAAATGCATGCAAACCACCGCGAAGAGATTCAAACAGTTTACTCCGGTGACATTGCGGCAGCTGTAGGTTTGAAAGACACCACAACCGGTGACACTCTGTGTGATGAAAAGTCTCCAGTAATCCTGGAGTCTATGGAATTCCCAGAGCCAGTTATCGATGTTGCGATCGAACCAAAATCCAAAGCAGACCAAGACAAGATGGGTATCGGCCTGTCCAAACTGGCTGAAGAGGATCCAACGTTCCGTGCTCGCACTGATGAAGAAACCGGTCAAACTATCATCTCCGGTATGGGTGAGCTTCACCTGGAGATCATCGTTGACCGTCTGAAACGCGAATTTAAAGTCGAGTCGAACGTAGGTGCACCACAAGTTGCTTACCGTGAAACATTCCGTAACGCAGCGAAAGTGGAAGGTAAATTCGTTCGTCAGTCCGGTGGTCGTGGTCAATACGGTCACGTTTGGGTGGAGTTCGCTCCTCTCGAACCAGGTCAAGGCTTCCAATTCGAGAACAAAATCGTCGGTGGTGTAGTACCACGCGAATACATCCCAGCTGTTCAAGCGGGTATCGAAGAGGCTATGAAAAATGGTGTTATCGCCGGCTTCCCGCTGGTAGATATCAAAGCTACTATCGTTGACGGTAGCTACCATGATGTCGACTCCTCCGAGATGGCATTTAAAGTAGCAGGTTCCCTCGCACTGAAGGAAGCTGCGAAAAAATGTGGCGCGGTATTGCTCGAGCCAATCATGAAAGTAGAAGTTACAATGCCGGAAGAGTACATGGGCGACGTAATGGGCGACCTGAACTCCCGCCGCGGTCGTATCGAAGGTATGGAAGCTCGCGGTAACGCGCAAGTCATCCGTGCGATGGTACCACTGTCCGAGATGTTCGGTTACTCCACAGTTCTTCGTTCCCGTACCCAAGGCCGTGGCGTTTACTCCATGGTGATCGACCACTACGAAGAAGTACCGAAATTCATCGCTGAAGAGATCATCAAGAAGTCCAAAGGCGAATAA
- the tuf gene encoding elongation factor Tu has product MAKEKFERNKPHVNIGTIGHVDHGKTTLTAAITTVLAQQGKAKAMNYAAIDAAPEEKERGITINTAHVEYETENRHYAHVDCPGHADYVKNMITGAAQMDGAILVVSAADGPMPQTREHILLSRQVGVPYIVVFMNKCDMVDDEELLELVEMEIRDLLSQYEFPGDDTPVIKGSAKEALDNPTGEWAKKIGELMDAVDSYIPTPERATDKPFLMPVEDVFTITGRGTVATGRVERGIVKVGDQVEIVGLAEETRSTTVTGVEMFRKLLDQAQAGDNIGALLRGVERKDIERGQCLAKPGSVKPHTKFKAEVYVLSKEEGGRHTPFFANYRPQFYFRTTDVTGIIQLPEGVEMVMPGDNTEFTVELIAPVAMEQGTRFAIREGGRTVGAGVVASIEG; this is encoded by the coding sequence ATGGCAAAAGAAAAATTTGAGCGTAATAAACCACACGTTAACATTGGTACCATCGGTCACGTTGACCACGGTAAAACTACCCTGACTGCTGCCATCACAACTGTATTGGCACAACAAGGTAAAGCAAAAGCAATGAACTATGCTGCAATTGACGCTGCTCCAGAAGAAAAAGAGCGCGGTATCACAATCAACACTGCACACGTTGAGTATGAAACCGAAAACCGTCACTATGCACACGTTGACTGCCCTGGACACGCTGACTACGTGAAAAACATGATTACCGGTGCTGCTCAAATGGACGGCGCTATCCTGGTTGTATCCGCAGCTGACGGCCCAATGCCACAAACTCGCGAACACATCCTGCTGTCCCGCCAAGTAGGCGTTCCTTACATCGTAGTATTCATGAACAAATGCGACATGGTAGACGATGAAGAGTTGCTCGAACTGGTTGAAATGGAAATCCGTGACCTGCTGTCTCAATATGAGTTCCCAGGTGACGATACTCCAGTAATCAAAGGTTCCGCTAAAGAAGCTCTCGACAACCCAACTGGTGAGTGGGCTAAGAAAATTGGCGAACTGATGGACGCTGTTGACAGCTACATCCCAACTCCAGAACGTGCAACTGACAAACCATTCCTGATGCCAGTTGAGGACGTGTTCACAATCACTGGTCGTGGTACAGTTGCTACCGGTCGTGTAGAGCGCGGTATCGTTAAAGTTGGTGACCAAGTAGAAATCGTTGGTCTGGCTGAAGAAACTCGTTCCACTACTGTAACTGGTGTTGAGATGTTCCGCAAATTGCTGGATCAAGCTCAAGCTGGTGACAACATCGGTGCTCTGCTCCGTGGTGTTGAGCGTAAAGACATCGAGCGCGGACAATGCTTGGCGAAACCAGGTTCCGTGAAACCACACACCAAGTTCAAAGCAGAAGTTTACGTTCTGTCCAAAGAAGAAGGTGGACGTCACACTCCTTTCTTCGCTAACTACCGTCCACAATTCTACTTCCGTACTACTGACGTAACAGGTATCATCCAACTGCCAGAAGGCGTTGAAATGGTAATGCCTGGCGACAACACCGAGTTCACCGTTGAACTGATCGCTCCAGTAGCGATGGAACAAGGTACTCGCTTCGCTATCCGCGAAGGTGGCCGTACAGTAGGCGCTGGCGTTGTAGCTTCCATCGAAGGCTAA
- a CDS encoding DMT family transporter yields MKSNERWLYVMLAGVVMLWGLNVVMVKYLTTFPPLYVAAIRMTIAGVILLPIVYRYRSHLRLGKANWFLLAGVGASSIALHQMTLATGVQYTTAGNASLILGLNPLATALLAMLLLGEGMSWRKAAGIAIGFAGVLIVVISQHGGIHMNGWGDAIMFFSMLMYVTGGLLIRKLALRGVPVLLITVLSQMFGVMFLWIAALAAQPASYYINLEVSPFQWLVILASAVLSTALGSVGWNYGIRQLGASRTAMFLNGMPLASLLFAALFLGERLQLVHVLALLMIVCGVTLGSRGQKKVEPVPTVVPSDLTTKA; encoded by the coding sequence ATGAAAAGTAATGAACGATGGTTGTATGTGATGTTGGCCGGAGTAGTGATGCTGTGGGGATTAAACGTCGTGATGGTGAAGTATTTGACCACATTCCCGCCATTGTATGTAGCTGCGATCCGCATGACGATCGCCGGAGTGATATTGTTGCCGATCGTTTATCGATACCGAAGCCACTTGCGGCTGGGGAAGGCCAACTGGTTCCTGCTGGCAGGGGTCGGGGCGAGCTCGATTGCGCTGCACCAAATGACGTTGGCGACCGGAGTTCAGTACACCACAGCCGGAAATGCTTCGCTCATTCTTGGGTTGAACCCGCTTGCTACGGCTTTGCTTGCGATGCTGCTGCTCGGGGAAGGAATGTCATGGCGAAAAGCTGCCGGCATTGCAATCGGCTTTGCCGGCGTGTTGATCGTCGTTATCTCACAGCATGGCGGGATCCACATGAATGGCTGGGGAGACGCGATCATGTTTTTCTCCATGCTGATGTACGTCACGGGAGGTTTGCTCATCCGAAAGCTGGCCTTGCGGGGAGTCCCTGTCTTGTTGATTACTGTTTTGTCTCAAATGTTCGGCGTGATGTTTCTTTGGATAGCTGCTCTGGCGGCTCAGCCGGCTTCCTATTATATCAATCTGGAGGTATCGCCATTCCAATGGCTGGTCATTTTGGCTTCCGCTGTACTGTCGACGGCACTTGGTTCCGTAGGATGGAACTATGGCATCCGGCAGCTCGGCGCCAGCCGTACAGCGATGTTTTTAAACGGGATGCCGCTGGCGAGTCTGTTGTTTGCCGCACTGTTTTTGGGTGAGCGGCTTCAGCTGGTGCACGTGTTGGCGCTGCTGATGATCGTGTGTGGTGTTACCCTGGGCTCCCGCGGCCAGAAGAAGGTGGAGCCCGTGCCAACGGTGGTGCCGTCCGATCTTACGACAAAAGCGTAG
- a CDS encoding protoglobin domain-containing protein, whose protein sequence is MTYDNRTPYEIIGGAETLARLVDIFYDHVKAHPDLARLFPEDFTHVKERQYQFLTQFLGGPTLYSDLHGHPMLRARHMRFPIGPVQAEAWLSCMKKAMDEAGLEGEIREHIFDRLRLTAHHMVNQWDQNEEA, encoded by the coding sequence GTGACGTACGACAATCGCACCCCGTATGAGATCATCGGCGGGGCAGAGACGTTGGCCCGCCTTGTCGATATTTTTTATGACCACGTCAAGGCACACCCTGACCTGGCCCGCCTCTTTCCCGAAGACTTCACTCATGTGAAAGAGCGCCAGTATCAGTTTCTCACACAATTTTTAGGCGGCCCGACGCTGTATTCGGATCTGCACGGCCATCCGATGCTGCGTGCGCGCCATATGCGTTTTCCCATTGGTCCCGTGCAAGCGGAGGCTTGGCTCTCCTGCATGAAAAAGGCGATGGATGAGGCGGGACTGGAAGGCGAGATTCGCGAGCACATTTTTGACCGCCTGCGACTCACTGCCCATCATATGGTCAACCAGTGGGATCAAAATGAAGAAGCGTAG
- the rpsJ gene encoding 30S ribosomal protein S10: protein MAKQKIRIRLKAYDHKILDQSAEKIVDTAKRSGANVSGPIPLPTEKAVYTILRAVHKYKDSREQFEMRTHKRLIDILNPTPQTVDALMRLDLPSGVDIEIKL from the coding sequence ATGGCAAAGCAAAAGATTCGTATTCGTTTGAAGGCGTATGATCACAAAATCCTCGATCAATCCGCAGAGAAAATCGTGGACACTGCGAAGCGTTCCGGTGCTAATGTATCCGGTCCGATTCCACTCCCTACGGAGAAAGCTGTTTACACTATCCTGCGTGCGGTTCACAAGTACAAAGATTCTCGTGAACAATTCGAGATGCGTACACACAAGCGTTTGATCGACATTTTGAATCCAACTCCACAAACGGTAGATGCTTTGATGCGTCTGGATCTGCCATCTGGCGTGGATATTGAAATCAAACTGTAA
- the rplC gene encoding 50S ribosomal protein L3 gives MTKGILGKKLGMTQVFGPNGTAIAVTVIEAGSNVVLQKKDVENDGYEAIQIGFEDKKEQRANKPEKGHAAKANTAPKRFVREIRGVNLADYEVGQELKVDIFAEGEIVDVAGVTKGKGFQGAIKRHNQSRGPMAHGSRYHRGPGSMGAIAPNRVFKGQTLPGQMGGDNVTIQNLEVVKVDTERNLILVKGSVPGPKNSCVLVSTAVKSK, from the coding sequence ATGACCAAAGGAATCTTAGGGAAAAAACTTGGCATGACTCAAGTTTTTGGTCCAAACGGAACAGCGATCGCTGTAACGGTTATCGAGGCTGGTTCTAACGTGGTTCTTCAGAAGAAAGACGTGGAGAACGACGGTTACGAAGCGATCCAAATCGGCTTCGAAGACAAAAAAGAACAGCGCGCTAACAAGCCGGAAAAAGGACATGCAGCGAAAGCTAACACTGCTCCTAAGCGCTTCGTTCGCGAAATTCGCGGAGTAAACCTCGCTGACTACGAGGTTGGTCAAGAGTTGAAAGTAGACATTTTTGCCGAGGGAGAAATCGTTGACGTTGCCGGCGTAACCAAGGGTAAAGGTTTCCAAGGTGCGATCAAACGTCACAACCAATCCCGCGGTCCTATGGCTCACGGTTCGCGTTACCACCGCGGTCCAGGTTCCATGGGTGCGATTGCTCCAAACCGCGTATTTAAAGGTCAAACACTGCCAGGTCAAATGGGTGGCGACAACGTAACCATTCAAAACCTGGAAGTAGTAAAAGTAGATACTGAGCGCAACCTGATCCTCGTAAAAGGCTCCGTGCCTGGTCCGAAAAACAGCTGCGTATTGGTATCGACGGCAGTCAAAAGCAAATAG
- the rplD gene encoding 50S ribosomal protein L4, whose protein sequence is MPKVALYNQTGSQVGEIDLADSVFGIEPNNAVLYDAIVMQQASQRQGTHDVKNRSEVRGGGRKPWRQKGTGRARQGSIRAPQWKGGGVVFGPTPRKYGYKLNRKVRRLALKSALSTKVQNNELLVLDALNFTAPKTKEMSAVLNNLKVDRKVLIVTSEYDQNVALSSRNIPGAKFVDAAGINVLDLVAHDKVIVTKEAVAKVEEVLA, encoded by the coding sequence ATGCCGAAAGTAGCTCTTTATAACCAAACTGGTTCTCAAGTTGGCGAAATCGATCTGGCAGACAGCGTATTCGGTATTGAGCCGAACAACGCCGTTCTGTACGATGCGATCGTGATGCAACAAGCATCCCAACGTCAAGGTACACACGATGTAAAGAACCGTTCTGAAGTACGTGGCGGTGGCCGCAAGCCATGGCGCCAAAAAGGTACAGGTCGCGCACGCCAAGGTTCCATTCGTGCTCCACAATGGAAAGGTGGCGGTGTTGTATTCGGTCCGACTCCGCGCAAATACGGTTACAAACTGAATCGTAAAGTTCGCCGTCTGGCTCTGAAATCCGCTCTGTCCACGAAAGTTCAAAACAACGAGCTGCTGGTATTGGACGCTCTGAACTTCACAGCTCCAAAAACCAAAGAAATGTCCGCTGTTCTGAACAACCTGAAAGTAGATCGCAAAGTGCTGATCGTTACCTCCGAGTATGATCAAAACGTAGCGCTCTCTTCCCGCAACATCCCAGGTGCAAAATTCGTAGATGCTGCAGGCATCAACGTTCTGGATCTGGTTGCGCACGACAAGGTAATCGTAACCAAAGAAGCGGTTGCTAAAGTAGAGGAGGTGCTCGCATAA
- the rplW gene encoding 50S ribosomal protein L23 translates to MKSLHDVIKRPIITERTTDMMAEKKYVFEVPLKANKTEIKQAIEKVFGVKVEAVNTVRVPAKPKRYGKYSGYTSEWKKAIVTLTADSKELAFYEGV, encoded by the coding sequence ATGAAGAGCCTTCACGATGTTATCAAGCGCCCTATCATTACCGAGCGCACCACTGACATGATGGCTGAGAAGAAGTACGTGTTCGAAGTACCTCTCAAAGCCAACAAAACAGAGATCAAACAAGCGATTGAAAAAGTATTCGGCGTAAAAGTGGAAGCAGTTAACACCGTTCGTGTACCTGCGAAACCAAAGCGCTACGGAAAATACTCCGGTTACACATCCGAGTGGAAGAAAGCGATCGTTACGCTGACTGCTGACAGCAAAGAATTGGCCTTCTACGAGGGCGTATAA
- the rplB gene encoding 50S ribosomal protein L2: MGIKKFKPTSPGRRQMTVSTFEEITTSTPEKSLLAPLSKKAGRNNQGRITVRHQGGGHKRKYRIIDFKRNKDGIVGRVATIEYDPNRSANIALINYVDGEKRYILAPHNLKVGDEIVSGADADIKIGNALPLEKIPVGTTIHNIELKPGKGGQLVRAAGTSAQLLGRDGEFVIVRLSSGETRRIHNVCRATVGQVGNLDHELLNIGKAGRSRWLGIRPTVRGSVMNPNDHPHGGGEGRAPIGRKAPVTPWGKPTLGLKTRKKKNKSDQYIIRRRKK; encoded by the coding sequence ATGGGTATCAAAAAGTTTAAACCGACTTCTCCTGGTCGTCGCCAAATGACGGTTTCTACTTTCGAGGAGATCACCACGTCGACTCCCGAAAAATCCTTGCTGGCGCCTCTTTCCAAAAAAGCTGGACGCAACAACCAAGGTAGAATTACCGTTCGTCATCAAGGTGGCGGTCACAAACGCAAATACCGTATTATCGACTTCAAGCGCAACAAGGATGGCATCGTAGGTCGCGTAGCTACTATCGAGTACGATCCAAACCGTTCCGCTAACATTGCACTGATCAACTACGTTGACGGTGAAAAACGTTACATCCTCGCTCCTCACAACCTGAAAGTGGGCGATGAGATTGTATCTGGTGCAGATGCCGACATCAAAATCGGTAACGCACTGCCTTTGGAAAAAATTCCAGTAGGTACTACCATCCACAACATCGAGCTGAAACCAGGAAAAGGCGGCCAATTGGTTCGCGCTGCTGGTACTTCCGCTCAACTGCTCGGCCGTGATGGCGAGTTCGTAATCGTACGCCTTTCTTCCGGTGAAACCCGCCGCATTCACAACGTATGCCGCGCTACCGTCGGTCAAGTAGGTAACCTGGATCACGAACTGCTGAACATTGGTAAAGCAGGACGTTCTCGTTGGTTGGGTATTCGTCCAACTGTTCGCGGTAGCGTAATGAACCCGAACGATCACCCACACGGTGGTGGTGAAGGCCGCGCTCCAATCGGACGTAAAGCACCTGTTACTCCTTGGGGTAAACCAACTCTGGGTCTCAAGACTCGCAAGAAGAAAAACAAATCCGATCAGTACATTATCCGCCGTCGCAAGAAGTAA
- the rpsS gene encoding 30S ribosomal protein S19, with the protein MGRSLKKGPFVDDHLMKKVDEQNEKNEKRVIKTWSRRSTIFPQFVGHTFAVYDGRKHVPVYVSEDMVGHKLGEFAPTRTFKGHVDNDKKSKKR; encoded by the coding sequence ATGGGACGTAGCTTGAAAAAAGGTCCTTTCGTGGATGACCACTTGATGAAAAAAGTTGACGAGCAAAATGAAAAGAACGAGAAGCGCGTGATCAAAACCTGGTCCCGTCGTTCCACCATCTTCCCTCAGTTCGTAGGACACACTTTCGCAGTGTACGATGGTCGCAAACACGTACCTGTATATGTTTCGGAAGACATGGTTGGTCACAAATTGGGTGAATTCGCACCAACTCGTACCTTCAAGGGTCACGTCGACAACGACAAGAAATCCAAGAAGCGCTAA
- the rplV gene encoding 50S ribosomal protein L22, whose protein sequence is MEAKAVARNIRIASRKVRLVVDLIRGKQVGEALAILKHTPKAASPVVEKLLKSAIANAEHNYEMDPNNLVVGKIFVDQGPTLKRFRPRAMGRASRIHKRTSHITVVLNEK, encoded by the coding sequence ATGGAAGCAAAAGCAGTTGCTCGCAATATTCGCATCGCGTCTCGTAAAGTCCGCCTTGTGGTAGACTTGATCCGAGGCAAGCAAGTCGGTGAAGCGCTGGCGATCTTGAAACACACGCCGAAAGCAGCTTCTCCAGTTGTTGAAAAGCTCCTGAAGTCGGCTATTGCAAACGCTGAGCACAACTATGAGATGGATCCAAACAACCTCGTAGTGGGCAAAATCTTCGTAGACCAAGGTCCTACGTTGAAGCGTTTCCGTCCGCGCGCTATGGGTCGCGCTAGCCGCATCCATAAACGCACGAGCCACATCACCGTGGTACTAAACGAGAAATAA
- the rpsC gene encoding 30S ribosomal protein S3 has translation MGQKVSPVGLRIGVIRDWESKWYADKDFATLLHEDLRIRKFVKGRLKDAAVSTIEIERAANRVNVTIHTAKPGMVIGKGGAEVETLRKSLTDLTGKRVHININEVKRPDLDATLVAENIARQLENRISFRRAQKQSITRTLRAGAKGIKTLVSGRLGGADIARSEGYSEGTVPLHTLRADIDYGTAEAHTTYGRIGVKVWIYRGEVLPARKNVATEEGGK, from the coding sequence GTGGGTCAAAAGGTAAGCCCGGTCGGTCTTCGGATCGGTGTCATTCGTGACTGGGAGTCCAAATGGTACGCTGACAAGGACTTCGCGACACTGTTGCACGAAGACTTGAGAATCCGCAAGTTTGTAAAAGGGCGTCTGAAAGATGCTGCAGTATCCACAATCGAAATCGAACGCGCTGCAAATCGCGTGAACGTAACGATTCACACCGCTAAGCCTGGTATGGTAATCGGTAAAGGTGGTGCAGAGGTTGAAACTTTGCGCAAATCTTTGACTGATCTGACTGGCAAACGCGTTCACATCAACATCAACGAAGTAAAACGTCCGGATCTGGATGCTACTCTGGTAGCTGAAAACATCGCACGCCAATTGGAAAACCGCATTTCCTTCCGCCGTGCGCAAAAGCAATCGATCACTCGTACGCTGCGCGCTGGTGCAAAAGGTATCAAAACCTTGGTTAGCGGTCGCCTTGGCGGTGCTGACATCGCACGTTCTGAAGGTTACAGCGAAGGTACTGTTCCGCTTCACACCCTGCGTGCCGACATCGACTACGGTACTGCTGAAGCACATACCACTTATGGTCGCATCGGTGTAAAAGTGTGGATCTATCGTGGAGAAGTCCTTCCAGCGAGAAAGAACGTCGCTACTGAGGAAGGAGGCAAGTAA
- the rplP gene encoding 50S ribosomal protein L16 translates to MLTPKRVKHRKQHRGKMAGNAKGGTTVAFGEYGLQALEPSWVTNRQIEAARIAMTRYIKRGGKVWIKIFPDKPITQKPLEVRMGSGKGSPEKWVAVVKPGKIMFELAGVPEEVAREAMRLAMHKLPIKCKFVKREEVGGDAHEG, encoded by the coding sequence ATGTTGACGCCAAAACGCGTGAAACACCGTAAACAACACCGCGGGAAAATGGCTGGTAATGCAAAAGGCGGTACTACTGTTGCGTTCGGTGAATACGGATTGCAAGCATTGGAACCATCTTGGGTAACGAACCGTCAGATCGAGGCAGCTCGTATTGCGATGACTCGTTACATCAAACGTGGTGGTAAAGTCTGGATTAAAATTTTCCCTGACAAACCAATTACACAAAAACCGCTCGAAGTACGGATGGGTTCCGGTAAAGGTTCTCCTGAGAAATGGGTAGCGGTAGTGAAACCAGGCAAGATCATGTTTGAACTTGCTGGGGTTCCTGAAGAAGTCGCTCGCGAAGCTATGCGTCTGGCTATGCACAAACTGCCAATCAAGTGCAAGTTCGTGAAGCGTGAAGAAGTGGGTGGTGACGCACATGAAGGCTAA